One part of the Vicia villosa cultivar HV-30 ecotype Madison, WI linkage group LG6, Vvil1.0, whole genome shotgun sequence genome encodes these proteins:
- the LOC131615181 gene encoding protein RESTRICTED TEV MOVEMENT 3-like, with product MEQPESGIEKFEKFTWKVENFSRLNKKVYYEHFTLEGYPWRISLFPKGNDNAKYLSIFLEAVQTANMSKGWTRDVKFKLLVFNQLNTDKTITKELRHVFNAYEDDWGQRSFMKLTKLHNTKRGFLVKDACIFGVEICVCESTNEKQVYQAVSLTSSHTVGSHVKMEVPCQDQTPLVSIKPTKDPDAESMFAAIGRIFYFLNTRKVKDMNEEACKELQILWDELEKYKFDLTWLEPHVQSVLGMKRFVEKAMEVEKLKENVVVLELEADRLKAKLVAAKVNLEVERDLLKAKGLKEIGLNSDLGLGSLRA from the exons ATGGAGCAACCAGAGTCTGGTATTGAGAAATTTGAGAAATTCACATGGAAGGTTGAGAATTTCTCTCGCTTAAACAAGAAGGTTTACTACGAGCATTTCACCCTAGAAGGCTATCCATG GAGGATTAGTCTGTTCCCAAAGGGGAACGATAATGCCAAATACTTATCAATTTTTTTGGAGGCTGTGCAAACTGCTAATATGTCTAAGGGGTGGACCAGAGATGTCAAATTTAAGTTGCTAGTTTTCAATCAACTCAATACCGACAAAACAATTACAAAAG AATTACGTCACGTATTCAATGCATATGAAGACGATTGGGGTCAACGCTCTTTTATGAAGTTAACTAAGCTTCATAATACTAAAAGGGGGTTTCTAGTGAAGGATGCTTGTATTTTTGGAGTGGAAATTTGTGTTTGTGAGTCAACTAATGAGAAACAAGTATATCAAGCAGTTAGTTTAACATCATCCCATACAGTTGGAAGTCATGTCAAAATGGAAGTACCATGTCAAGATCAAACTCCTTTAGTTTCCATTAAGCCTACTAAAGATCCTGATGCTGAGTCAATGTTTGCTGCAATTGGgagaattttttattttcttaacacTAGAAAAGTAAAAGACATGAATGAAGAGGCATGTAAGGAGCTTCAAATTTTATGGGATGAACTTGAGAAATATAAATTTGATCTCACATGGCTAGAGCCCCATGTTCAATCTGTTTTGGGAATGAAAAGGTTTGTAGAGAAAGCTATGGAAGTAGAAAAATTGAAGGAGAATGTTGTAGTTCTAGAGCTGGAAGCAGATAGGCTGAAGGCAAAGTTGGTTGCTGCTAAGGTAAATCTTGAGGTAGAAAGAGACTTGTTGAAAGCAAAAGGCCTCAAAGAAATAGGTTTGAATTCTGATTTGGGACTTGGATCTTTGAGGGCATAG
- the LOC131613016 gene encoding MATH domain and coiled-coil domain-containing protein At3g58250-like has protein sequence MEHEQSRVEKFKKFTWKVENFSRLKTNEVRSKPFILGGYPWRILLFPKGNNDAKHLSIYLEAVKTANMSEGWQREVKLKLVVFNQVDEKMTIIKESKNEFNASQENDLGFKSFMTLSELHDPDKGFIVNDTCIIGTQVFICKLTHEKPISQAPCLMLGCQTSHVKLEIPSPEPDNTNLQTCSPLSFVPSEQANAELVYAALGKLIYFLKTRKVKDMNEQASKELQFLWDELAKFKIDLTWLEPQVQSALGIKSYVEKALEVEKLTEDVVVQELKTEMLQATLADAKVSLDIERDLLKAKGLKERDLDSELGSGSWRPRTLKSRLGDVDF, from the exons ATGGAGCATGAACAATCTAGGGTTGAGAAGTTTAAGAAATTCACATGGAAGGTTGAAAATTTCTCTCGCTTGAAAACCAATGAGGTTCGATCTAAGCCTTTTATATTAGGCGGCTATCCATG GAGGATTCTTTTGTTTCCAAAGGGGAACAATGATGCTAAACATTTATCAATATATTTGGAGGCCGTAAAAACTGCTAATATGTCTGAGGGATGGCAAAGGGAAGTCAAACTCAAGTTGGTTGTATTCAACCAAGTGGATGAAAAGATGACCATCATAAAAG AAAGTAAGAATGAATTCAATGCAAGTCAGGAGAATGACCTGGGATTTAAATCATTCATGACATTAAGTGAGCTCCATGATCCTGACAAGGGTTTTATTGTGAATGATACTTGTATTATTGGTACCCAAGTTTTTATTTGTAAGTTAACACATGAGAAACCAATAAGTCAAGCTCCATGCTTAATGTTAGGATGTCAAACAAGCCATGTGAAGCTGGAAATCCCAAGTCCAGAGCCAGATAACACAAATCTTCAAACCTGTTCACCACTTTCATTTGTACCCTCTGAACAAGCTAATGCAGAGTTGGTGTATGCTGCATTGGGGAAACTTATTTATTTCCTTAAGACAAGAAAAGTGAAAGATATGAACGAACAAGCTTCTAAGGAGCTTCAATTTTTATGGGATGAACTTGCTAAATTTAAAATTGATCTTACTTGGCTAGAACCACAAGTTCAATCTGCTTTAGGAATTAAAAGTTATGTGGAGAAAGCTTTGGAGGTTGAGAAGTTGACGGAGGATGTTGTAGTTCAAGAGCTGAAAACGGAGATGTTACAGGCAACTTTGGCTGATGCTAAGGTAAGTCTTGACATAGAAAGAGACTTGTTGAAAGCAAAAGGTCTAAAAGAAAGAGATTTGGATTCTGAATTGGGTTCTGGGAGCTGGAGGCCAAGAACGCTTAAATCACGACTTGGTGATGTAGATTTCTAG